From a region of the Dickeya poaceiphila genome:
- the nuoK gene encoding NADH-quinone oxidoreductase subunit NuoK: MIPLQHGLLLAAILFVLGLTGLVIRRNLLFMLICLEIMINAAALAFVVAGSYWGQSDGQVMYILAITLAAAEASIGLALLLQLYRRRQTLNIDTVSEMRG; the protein is encoded by the coding sequence ATGATTCCGCTACAACATGGTTTGCTGTTGGCGGCCATCCTCTTTGTACTGGGGCTGACCGGACTCGTGATTCGCCGCAATCTGCTGTTTATGCTGATTTGTCTGGAGATCATGATCAACGCTGCAGCGCTGGCTTTTGTGGTCGCAGGGAGCTACTGGGGGCAATCGGATGGTCAGGTGATGTATATCCTGGCTATTACGCTGGCCGCAGCGGAGGCCAGTATTGGCCTGGCGTTGCTGCTTCAGCTGTATCGTCGCCGTCAGACCCTGAATATTGATACTGTCAGTGAGATGCGCGGATGA
- the nuoM gene encoding NADH-quinone oxidoreductase subunit M — protein sequence MLLPWLILIPFIGGLLCWQLERFGTRVPRWIALISMGLTLALSLQLWLQGGFSLATPTGLPQWQSEFVLNWIPRFGISIHLALDGLSLLMVVLTGLLGVLAILCSWREIQRYQGFFHLNLLWILGGVIGVFLAIDMFLFFFFWEMMLVPMYFLIALWGHKGSDGKTRIAAATKFFIYTQASGLVMLIAILSLVFVHHNATGEWTFDYSRLLKTPMSYGLEYALMLGFFIAFAVKMPVVPLHGWLPDAHSQAPTAGSVDLAGILLKTAAYGLLRFSLPLFPNASHDFAPVAMWLGIIGIFYGAWMAFKQTDIKRLIAYTSVSHMGFVMIAIYTGSQLAYQGAVVQMIAHGLSAAGMFIICGQMYERLHTRDLRQMGGLWGRIRYLPALSLFFAVATLGMPGTGNFVGEFMILFGSYPVVPVITVISTFGLVFASVYSLVMMQRAFYGAAKSDEPLQGMTVRELSLILLLVVLLVLLGVYPQPILDTSSAAMANIQHWFTSSVQSSTISTTGL from the coding sequence ATGCTACTACCTTGGCTGATTCTTATCCCCTTTATCGGCGGTCTGCTGTGCTGGCAGCTCGAGCGTTTCGGCACGCGTGTGCCACGCTGGATCGCGCTGATTTCCATGGGGCTGACACTGGCGCTGTCATTGCAGCTGTGGCTGCAGGGTGGCTTTTCGCTGGCGACACCGACGGGCCTGCCGCAATGGCAGTCGGAGTTCGTGCTGAACTGGATACCCCGTTTCGGTATCTCTATTCATCTGGCGCTGGACGGCCTGTCGTTGCTGATGGTGGTGCTGACCGGCCTGCTGGGCGTGTTGGCGATTCTCTGTTCCTGGCGTGAAATTCAACGCTATCAGGGCTTCTTCCATCTCAACCTGCTGTGGATTCTCGGTGGCGTTATCGGTGTTTTCCTGGCCATCGACATGTTCCTGTTCTTTTTCTTCTGGGAAATGATGCTGGTACCGATGTACTTCCTGATAGCTCTGTGGGGGCACAAAGGTTCAGATGGCAAAACCCGTATTGCGGCAGCGACCAAGTTCTTCATTTATACCCAGGCAAGCGGCCTGGTAATGTTGATAGCGATTCTGTCGCTGGTGTTCGTACATCATAACGCTACCGGCGAATGGACTTTCGATTATTCCCGTCTGTTGAAAACGCCGATGTCCTACGGACTGGAATATGCGCTGATGCTGGGTTTCTTCATCGCGTTTGCGGTGAAAATGCCGGTGGTGCCGCTGCATGGCTGGCTGCCGGATGCGCACAGCCAGGCGCCGACCGCAGGTTCCGTTGACCTGGCAGGTATTCTGCTGAAAACGGCTGCTTACGGCTTATTGCGATTCAGCCTGCCGCTGTTCCCGAACGCTTCCCACGACTTTGCGCCGGTCGCTATGTGGTTGGGGATTATCGGTATTTTCTACGGCGCCTGGATGGCCTTCAAACAGACTGACATCAAACGCCTTATCGCCTACACCTCGGTGTCACATATGGGCTTTGTGATGATTGCCATCTATACCGGCAGTCAACTGGCTTATCAGGGTGCAGTGGTGCAGATGATCGCCCATGGCCTGTCTGCTGCAGGTATGTTCATTATCTGTGGTCAGATGTATGAGCGCCTGCACACCCGTGACTTGCGCCAGATGGGCGGTTTGTGGGGACGCATCCGTTATTTGCCGGCGCTGTCACTGTTTTTTGCCGTAGCAACGTTGGGGATGCCGGGGACCGGTAACTTTGTCGGCGAATTTATGATCCTGTTTGGCAGCTACCCGGTAGTACCGGTGATTACGGTGATTTCGACTTTCGGTTTGGTGTTTGCTTCCGTTTATTCGCTGGTGATGATGCAGCGCGCATTCTACGGCGCCGCTAAATCGGACGAGCCGCTGCAGGGCATGACCGTGCGCGAACTGTCACTCATTCTGTTGCTGGTGGTGTTGCTGGTGCTGCTGGGGGTTTATCCACAGCCGATCCTGGATACGTCCAGCGCGGCGATGGCTAATATCCAGCACTGGTTTACGTCATCGGTTCAGAGTTCAACAATTTCAACGACAGGGCTGTAA
- a CDS encoding multicopper oxidase family protein yields MTSRFFFIFLLTSLVFDSRADGVSIENENTLNENEEAGFLFENPPHLQRLVKPLLQNHFSGIQEENREKYYELDVGYVEGRIYDPSQNRFQKVHLRGYTGSTDRLPVIGAPFVAPQIDVMPGDTVRILLKNNLPVDSSCQLHQMGSGNASSMLMHSHSTMAQPASGASLSSSALSNSPHCFNGTNLHAHGIWISPTGNSDNVLLSVNPGNSFEYQYNFSQDIPAGTFWYHSHRHGSTALQVSSGMAGALIVHGDRKPTASSNGDLDTLLIDPDSRQPFPEHTVLFQQIEYACLGRDGKLKRDQKGNINWDCRPNETGVIEDYAQFGPGTWQASGRWTSINGVVLPTFKATTGQVERWRLIHGGVRETINVEFRKIKAGMNLNELHRKTHFGKLRRQDVDALINELCSGEKIPFQVVAADGLTMSHSLTAEKVTLQPGYRYDLLTMFPQAGGYCMIQPAQSRTGSISGKAQGNSLLGLVSVSGTDNIAVQDFVPTLRRKLTYSAQKLMPEEVRQNIVDELNRSDNQIYLTRFAPHTRDVSDEEIAGQPKQKIVFFAGGTQPNKANIFAIGHDFGVEKVNGVWLPKQLNAYDPKRIDMTLPLWASQEWELRSYSVSHPFHIHVNPFQIVAIYDPQGRDVSLPGATEADGDSQFAGLKGQWKDTIFVKTNLLPGQLTGKPQNYYRVLLRTRYQRYIGEFVLHCHILDHEDQGMMENVEIVLSQEQKAAHRQ; encoded by the coding sequence ATGACATCCCGGTTTTTTTTTATTTTCTTGCTGACATCGTTGGTATTTGATAGTCGAGCTGATGGTGTGTCGATAGAGAATGAAAATACACTGAATGAAAATGAAGAGGCTGGCTTTTTATTCGAAAATCCGCCTCATTTGCAGCGATTGGTCAAGCCGCTATTACAGAATCACTTTAGCGGTATTCAGGAGGAAAATAGGGAAAAATATTATGAGCTGGACGTCGGGTATGTGGAGGGGCGAATTTATGATCCGTCACAAAACCGCTTTCAGAAGGTGCACTTGCGTGGATACACCGGCAGTACGGATAGACTACCGGTTATCGGCGCGCCGTTTGTTGCGCCACAGATAGATGTTATGCCCGGTGATACAGTAAGGATTCTGCTTAAAAATAATTTGCCGGTGGATAGTAGCTGTCAGCTGCATCAAATGGGGAGCGGAAATGCGTCATCAATGCTGATGCATTCTCATTCTACCATGGCACAGCCGGCCTCAGGCGCGTCGCTATCATCATCGGCGTTGTCCAATTCGCCCCACTGCTTTAATGGCACTAACCTGCACGCCCACGGTATATGGATCAGCCCGACAGGTAACAGTGACAATGTGCTACTGTCGGTGAATCCGGGCAACAGCTTTGAATACCAGTACAACTTCTCGCAGGATATTCCAGCCGGTACTTTCTGGTATCACTCTCACCGACACGGCTCTACCGCGTTGCAGGTTTCCAGCGGCATGGCGGGAGCGCTTATTGTGCATGGTGACCGCAAGCCCACCGCGTCGTCGAATGGCGATCTGGACACGCTGCTGATTGACCCCGACAGCCGGCAACCGTTCCCGGAACACACGGTATTGTTCCAGCAGATTGAGTATGCCTGTCTGGGGCGGGATGGAAAGTTGAAACGGGATCAGAAGGGTAATATTAACTGGGATTGCCGCCCTAACGAGACGGGTGTCATTGAAGATTACGCTCAGTTTGGTCCTGGCACCTGGCAGGCATCCGGTCGCTGGACCAGCATTAACGGCGTGGTATTGCCAACCTTTAAAGCGACTACCGGGCAGGTCGAGCGCTGGCGGCTGATTCACGGCGGCGTACGGGAAACCATCAATGTGGAATTCCGTAAGATAAAAGCAGGCATGAATCTCAATGAATTACATCGCAAAACTCATTTTGGCAAATTACGCCGTCAGGATGTTGATGCACTGATTAACGAGCTTTGTTCTGGTGAAAAGATCCCTTTCCAGGTGGTCGCTGCTGACGGATTAACCATGTCTCATTCTCTGACGGCGGAGAAGGTGACGTTACAGCCGGGGTATCGTTATGATCTGCTGACGATGTTTCCACAGGCAGGCGGTTATTGCATGATCCAGCCAGCGCAATCAAGGACGGGTAGCATTAGCGGTAAGGCTCAGGGTAACAGCTTGCTGGGGTTGGTTTCCGTATCTGGCACGGATAATATCGCGGTGCAGGATTTTGTGCCTACCTTACGCCGTAAGCTGACGTATTCAGCGCAGAAATTGATGCCTGAAGAGGTGAGGCAGAACATTGTTGATGAGCTGAATCGTAGCGATAACCAGATCTATCTCACCCGGTTCGCACCACATACGCGTGATGTGAGTGATGAAGAGATTGCCGGTCAACCAAAACAGAAAATCGTCTTTTTTGCTGGCGGTACGCAACCGAATAAAGCCAATATCTTCGCTATCGGCCATGACTTTGGCGTGGAGAAAGTGAACGGTGTATGGTTGCCGAAACAGCTCAACGCTTATGATCCTAAGCGCATTGATATGACGTTGCCATTATGGGCATCGCAAGAATGGGAACTGCGTTCATACAGTGTCAGCCATCCATTTCATATTCACGTGAATCCGTTTCAGATTGTGGCGATTTACGATCCTCAAGGGCGTGATGTCAGCTTGCCTGGTGCTACAGAAGCCGATGGTGACAGCCAGTTTGCTGGCTTGAAAGGGCAGTGGAAAGACACGATTTTCGTCAAAACTAATTTGCTGCCCGGCCAATTGACCGGTAAGCCGCAAAACTATTACCGCGTATTGTTAAGAACTCGCTATCAGCGCTATATCGGTGAGTTTGTACTGCACTGCCACATTTTGGATCACGAAGATCAAGGGATGATGGAAAATGTCGAGATTGTGCTGTCACAGGAGCAAAAAGCAGCGCATCGCCAGTGA
- the nuoL gene encoding NADH-quinone oxidoreductase subunit L, translated as MNLLYLTILFPLIGFLLLAFSRGRWSENVSATIGVGSIGLAALVTGGVVMDFLSQQQPGGVTFFSQHLWSWMTVGKFDIGVTLALDGLSLTMLSVVTGVGFFIHLFASWYMRGEEGYSRFFAYTNLFIASMVVLVLSDNLLLMYLGWEGVGLCSYLLIGFYYTNPNNGAAAMKAFIVTRVGDVFLAIALFILYRELGTLNFRDLMVLAPQHFAEGSPAITWATLMLLGGAVGKSAQLPLQTWLADAMAGPTPVSALIHAATMVTAGVYLIARTHGLFLLAPDVLHLVANVGAVTLLLAGFAALVQTDIKRVLAYSTMSQIGYMFLALGVQAWDAAIFHLMTHAFFKALLFLSSGSVILACHHEQNIFKMGGLRKTIPLVYACFLVGGAALSALPMVTAGFFSKDEILAGAWANGHINLVIAGLVGAFMTSLYTFRMIFIVFHGEAKTKAHAGKGISHHLPLLVLLVLSTFVGAQIALPLHGVLPATTELEHGQVMTLEIASGVVAIAGILLAAALWLGKRQLVTRVANSAPGRFFSTWWFHAWGFDWLYDKVFVKPYLAIATLLQRDPLNALMNIPAMLTRWGNRALIVSENGQVRWYAASMGIGAVVVLALLLLV; from the coding sequence ATGAACTTACTCTACTTAACTATTCTGTTTCCGCTGATCGGATTCCTGTTACTGGCTTTCTCTCGTGGACGCTGGTCGGAAAATGTTTCCGCGACTATCGGGGTGGGGTCGATTGGCCTGGCTGCGTTGGTTACCGGCGGAGTGGTGATGGATTTTCTCAGCCAGCAACAGCCTGGCGGGGTGACCTTCTTCAGTCAGCATCTGTGGAGCTGGATGACGGTAGGCAAGTTCGATATCGGCGTTACGCTGGCGTTGGACGGTCTGTCGTTGACCATGCTGTCGGTGGTGACTGGCGTGGGCTTCTTCATCCATCTGTTTGCTTCCTGGTATATGCGCGGTGAAGAGGGGTATTCCCGCTTCTTTGCCTACACCAACCTGTTCATTGCCAGCATGGTTGTGCTGGTGCTGTCTGACAACCTGTTGCTGATGTACCTCGGCTGGGAAGGGGTGGGGCTGTGCAGTTACCTGCTGATTGGCTTCTACTACACTAACCCGAATAACGGTGCGGCGGCGATGAAAGCCTTTATCGTTACCCGTGTGGGCGACGTGTTCCTGGCGATTGCGCTGTTCATCCTGTATCGCGAATTGGGTACGTTGAACTTCCGTGACCTGATGGTGTTGGCACCGCAGCATTTTGCTGAAGGTTCACCTGCTATCACCTGGGCAACGCTGATGCTGTTGGGTGGTGCGGTAGGTAAATCGGCTCAGTTGCCGTTGCAAACCTGGCTGGCGGACGCGATGGCTGGTCCGACACCGGTTTCCGCGTTGATTCACGCGGCAACCATGGTGACCGCTGGCGTGTATCTGATCGCCCGTACCCACGGCCTGTTCCTGCTGGCACCGGATGTGTTGCATCTGGTCGCTAATGTGGGTGCCGTTACGCTGCTGCTCGCGGGATTCGCTGCACTGGTGCAGACCGATATCAAGCGTGTGCTGGCCTACTCCACCATGAGTCAGATTGGTTATATGTTCCTGGCGCTGGGTGTTCAGGCGTGGGACGCGGCCATCTTCCATCTGATGACTCATGCGTTCTTCAAAGCGCTGTTGTTCCTGTCGTCCGGTTCAGTCATTCTGGCCTGCCATCATGAACAAAACATCTTCAAGATGGGTGGCCTGCGTAAGACCATTCCGCTGGTATACGCCTGTTTCCTGGTGGGTGGCGCGGCGCTGTCGGCATTGCCGATGGTAACTGCCGGTTTCTTTAGTAAGGATGAAATCCTGGCAGGCGCTTGGGCTAACGGCCATATTAATCTGGTGATTGCCGGTCTGGTGGGGGCGTTCATGACATCGCTGTACACCTTCCGGATGATTTTTATCGTGTTCCATGGTGAAGCAAAAACCAAAGCTCATGCAGGCAAGGGAATATCCCATCACTTGCCGTTGCTGGTGCTGTTGGTGCTGTCCACTTTCGTTGGCGCTCAAATTGCTCTGCCGCTGCATGGTGTTCTGCCTGCTACAACTGAGCTTGAGCATGGTCAGGTCATGACGCTGGAAATTGCCTCTGGCGTGGTAGCCATCGCCGGTATTCTGCTGGCGGCTGCGTTGTGGCTGGGCAAACGTCAGTTGGTGACCCGTGTCGCCAACAGTGCTCCGGGTCGCTTCTTCTCAACATGGTGGTTCCATGCATGGGGATTCGACTGGTTGTACGACAAGGTGTTTGTCAAACCGTATCTGGCTATTGCGACACTGCTGCAACGTGACCCGCTTAATGCGTTGATGAATATTCCAGCCATGCTGACCCGTTGGGGTAACCGTGCGCTGATTGTCAGCGAGAATGGGCAGGTACGCTGGTATGCCGCCTCAATGGGTATTGGCGCTGTGGTGGTGCTGGCGCTGCTGTTGCTGGTTTAA
- the nuoN gene encoding NADH-quinone oxidoreductase subunit NuoN: protein MTITPQQLIAMSPLLIVGLTVVVVMLCIAWRRNHFVNATLTVIGLNIALLSLYLVGQVGPTDVTPLIRVDGFSMFYTGLVLAASLATSTFAYPWLEGYPDNKDEFYLLVLIAALGGILLASANHLAAFFIGIELISLPLFGMVGYAFRQKRSLEAAIKYMLLSAAASSFLLFGMALVYADSGSLSFASLGKSLNDHQLHAPLLLAGLGMMLVGLGFKLSLVPFHLWTPDVYQGAPAPVSTFLATASKIAIFGAVMRLFLYAPLADSESVRTTLGIIAFVSILFGNLMAVAQSNIKRLLGYSSIAHLGYLLVALIAVQTHQLALETIGIYLAGYLFSSLGAFGVVSLMSSPYRGPDADSLFSYRGLFWHKPILSAVMTVMMLSLAGIPMTLGFFGKFYVLAVGVNAHLWWLSAAVVVGSAIGLYYYLRVLVSLYLSAPQTLNRDTPSNWALTAGGVVVLISSMLVLILGLYPQPLISLVQLAQPLM, encoded by the coding sequence ATGACAATAACTCCTCAACAACTGATCGCGATGTCGCCACTGTTAATCGTCGGATTGACAGTCGTGGTTGTGATGCTGTGCATTGCGTGGCGACGCAACCATTTTGTCAACGCAACGCTCACGGTCATCGGCCTGAACATTGCGTTGTTATCTCTGTATTTGGTCGGCCAGGTTGGGCCGACCGACGTCACTCCACTGATTCGGGTTGACGGATTCTCAATGTTCTATACCGGTCTGGTGCTGGCGGCGAGTCTGGCGACCAGTACTTTTGCCTATCCATGGCTGGAAGGTTATCCGGACAATAAGGACGAGTTCTACCTGCTGGTGTTGATTGCTGCACTGGGCGGTATCCTGCTGGCAAGCGCTAATCATCTGGCCGCTTTCTTCATCGGTATCGAGCTGATTTCCCTGCCGCTGTTTGGCATGGTGGGGTATGCTTTCCGTCAGAAACGTTCGCTGGAAGCAGCCATCAAATACATGCTGTTGTCTGCCGCCGCGTCCTCGTTCCTGTTGTTTGGCATGGCGTTGGTATATGCCGATTCCGGCAGCCTGAGTTTCGCCAGCCTTGGCAAAAGCCTGAATGATCACCAGTTGCACGCGCCGTTGTTGCTGGCAGGCCTTGGTATGATGCTGGTCGGGTTGGGCTTCAAGTTGTCTCTGGTGCCGTTTCATCTATGGACCCCTGATGTCTATCAGGGGGCACCTGCACCCGTTTCCACCTTTCTGGCGACTGCCAGCAAAATCGCTATCTTCGGTGCGGTAATGCGTCTGTTCCTGTACGCACCGCTGGCGGATAGTGAGTCAGTTCGCACCACGCTTGGCATAATTGCCTTTGTGTCTATCTTGTTTGGTAACCTGATGGCGGTAGCGCAGAGCAACATCAAGCGTCTGCTGGGGTATTCCTCTATTGCGCATTTGGGGTATTTGCTGGTGGCGCTGATTGCTGTACAAACACATCAGCTGGCGCTGGAAACCATCGGTATCTATCTGGCTGGTTACCTGTTCAGCAGTCTGGGGGCGTTTGGTGTGGTTAGCCTGATGTCCAGTCCGTACCGTGGTCCGGATGCGGATTCGCTGTTCTCGTACCGTGGTCTGTTCTGGCATAAGCCCATTCTGTCTGCAGTGATGACGGTGATGATGCTGTCGCTGGCAGGTATTCCGATGACACTGGGCTTCTTCGGTAAATTTTACGTGTTGGCGGTAGGTGTGAATGCGCACCTGTGGTGGCTGAGTGCGGCGGTGGTAGTCGGTAGTGCTATCGGCCTGTACTACTATCTGCGTGTTTTGGTGAGTTTATATCTGAGCGCGCCGCAAACCCTGAACCGTGATACGCCAAGCAACTGGGCGTTGACCGCAGGCGGCGTTGTGGTACTGATTTCATCCATGCTGGTATTGATTTTGGGTCTTTACCCGCAGCCGCTGATCTCACTGGTGCAATTGGCGCAGCCGCTGATGTAA